The Setaria viridis chromosome 6, Setaria_viridis_v4.0, whole genome shotgun sequence genome contains a region encoding:
- the LOC117860436 gene encoding probable lipoxygenase 8, chloroplastic — MHTPAGMALLIKPSGSSSSSSHTCCGCSTAARTSPLFLLSAASSSSSLSRPSSSVKLGRPRRGGKKKVVIGCVASSSAAARSEAPSRRGGSGSGGAEAAPADSAMAAAAARVTAVATIKVTVGGFLNSLRPSRALDNVKDLIGKSLYLELVSSQLDAKTGQEKPTLRSYAHKVADNDDEVVTYEADFDVPAGFGAVGAVLVTNEHQSEMFLEDIKLISGGSAAAGSSSSSDDDDGAAAADAPLLAIRCNSWLQPKSSGDGDGDAQPGKRVFFANKPYLPSQTPPGLRSYRNKDLEQKRGDGRGQRKSTDRIYDYDTYNDLGDPENDAGKARPVLGGSKQFPYPRRCRTGRPMSTKDPKTETRKGDNYVPRDEAFSEVKQLQFSVTTLRSVLRAAVPAVQSTLIDPNRGFPTFFVIDKLFEDGVKLPEAEDLGFLRGVLPRLLQRLRDSPGDQVLLFDTPANVKKDKFAWLRDEEFARETLAGINPYAIELVREFPLKSKLDPAVYGPAESAITADMLEVQMRRVMTVAEAVKQKRLFMLDYHDLFLPYVHKIRAQEHTTMYGSRTVFFLTDDGTLRLLAIELTRPASPSQPQWRRVFTPSTDTTESWLWRMAKSHVRAHDSGHHELVSHWLRTHCAVEPYIIAANRQLSEMHPIYQLLHPHFRYTMRINALARSALINAGGIIELSFSPQKYSMELSSVAYDKFWRFDTEALPADLIRRGMAEEDPTAEHGLKLTIKDYPFANDGLLIWDAIKGWVQAYVSRFYPDAGSVAGDAELQAFWTDVRTVGHGDKKDAPGWPALDSPDSLAHALTTIIWVASAHHAAVNFGQYDFGGYFPNRPSIARTSMPVEEPVDAGKLAAFLDNPDQALRECFPSQVQATLVMAVLNLLSSHSPDEEYLGGLETAPWNDDSEVQAAYGKFHARLKEIEGIIDGRNTDRKLKNRCGAGIVPYQLMKPFSQEGVTGKGIPNSTSI, encoded by the exons ATGCACACGCCTGCAGGCATGGCTCTGCTCATCAAGCCatcaggcagcagcagcagcagcagccatacTTGTTGCGGTTGCAGCACAGCAGCACGAACAagccctctcttcctcctctccgccgcctcttcctcctcctcgttgaGCCGCCCTTCGTCGTCGGTCAAGctcggccggccgcggcgcggagggaagaagaaggtagTCATAGGGTgcgtggcgtcgtcgtcggcggcggcgcggtcggagGCGCCGAGCaggagaggaggaagcggtAGCGGCGGTGCTGAAGCGGCGCCTGCTGAttcggccatggcggcggcggcggcgcgcgtgacggcggtggcgacgatCAAGGTCACCGTGGGCGGGTTCCTCAACAGCCTGAGGCCGTCCAGGGCCTTGGACAACGTCAAGGACCTCATCGGCAAGTCGCTCTACCTCGAGCTCGTCAGCTCCCAGCTTGACGCAA AGACGGGGCAGGAGAAACCCACCCTCCGGAGCTACGCGCACAAGGTGGCGGACAACGACGACGAGGTGGTGACCTACGAGGCGGACTTCGACGTGCCGGCGGGCTTCGGCGCCGTCGGCGCCGTGCTGGTCACCAACGAGCACCAGTCGGAGATGTTCCTCGAGGACATCAAACTGATCTCCGGCGGctcagccgccgccggctcctcctcctcctccgacgacgacgacggcgccgccgccgctgacgcaCCGCTCCTCGCCATCCGGTGCAACTCGTGGTTGCAGCCCAAGtccagcggcgacggcgacggcgacgcgcagCCGGGGAAGCGCGTCTTCTTCGCCAACAAG CCTTACCTGCCGAGCCAGACGCCGCCGGGGCTCCGGAGCTACCGGAACAAGGACCTGGAGCAGAagcgcggcgacggccgcgggCAGAGGAAATCCACCGACCGCATCTACGACTACGACACCTACAACGACCTCGGCGACCCCGAGAACGACGCCGGCAAGGCCCGCCCGGTCCTCGGCGGCAGCAAGCAGTTCCCCTAcccacgccgctgccgcaccgGCCGCCCCATGTCCACCAAAGACCCGAAGACGGAGACGAGGAAAGGCGACAACTACGTGCCGAGGGACGAGGCGTTCTCGGAGGTGAAGCAGCTGCAGTTCTCGGTGACCACGCTGCGGTCGGTGCtccgcgccgccgtgccggccgTGCAGTCCACGCTCATCGACCCCAACCGGGGCTTCCCCACCTTCTTCGTCATCGACAAGCTCTTCGAGGACGGGGTCAAGCTCCCCGAGGCCGAGGacctcggcttcctccgcgGCGTCCTACCCCGCCTGCTGCAGAGGCTCCGCGACAGCCCCGGCGACCAGGTGCTCCTCTTCGACACGCCCGCCAACGTCAAGA AGGACAAGTTCGCATGGTTGAGGGACGAGGAGTTCGCGAGGGAGACGCTTGCCGGGATCAACCCGTACGCGATCGAGCTCGTCAGG GAGTTCCCTCTGAAGAGCAAGCTCGACCCGGCGGTGTACGGACCGGCGGAGTCGGCGATCACCGCCGACATGCTGGAGGTGCAGATGAGGCGGGTGATGACGGTCGCCGAGGCGGTGAAGCAGAAGCGCCTCTTCATGCTCGACTACCACGACCTGTTCCTCCCCTACGTGCACAAGATCCGGGCGCAGGAGCACACCACCATGTACGGCTCCCGCACCGTCTTCTTCCTCACCGACGACGGCACGCTGCGGCTGCTGGCCATCGAGCTCACCcggccggcgtcgccgtcgcagcCGCAGTGGCGGCGGGTGTTCACCCCGTCCACGGACACCACCGAGTCCTGGCTGTGGCGGATGGCCAAGTCCCACGTCCGCGCCCACGACTCCGGCCACCACGAGCTCGTCAGCCACTGGCTGCGCACGCACTGCGCCGTCGAGCCCTACATCATCGCGGCGAACCGGCAGCTCAGCGAGATGCACCCCATCTACCAGCTGCTCCACCCGCACTTCCGCTACACCATGCGGATCAACGCGCTCGCGCGGTCGGCGCTCATCAACGCCGGCGGCATCATCGAGCTCTCGTTCTCGCCGCAGAAGTACTCCATGGAGCTCAGCTCCGTCGCGTACGACAAGTTCTGGCGCTTCGACACGGAGGCGCTCCCCGCCGACCTCATCCGCAGGGGGATGGCCGAGGAGGATCCCACGGCGGAGCACGGCCTGAAGCTCACCATCAAGGACTACCCGTTCGCCAACGACGGCCTGCTGATCTGGGACGCCATCAAGGGCTGGGTGCAGGCGTACGTCTCGCGGTTCTACCCCGACGCCGGCAgcgtcgccggcgacgcggaGCTGCAGGCGTTCTGGACGGACGTGCGCACCGTGGGCCACGGCGACAAGAAGGACGCGCCGGGGTGGCCGGCGCTGGACTCGCCGGACAGCCTGGCGCACGCGCTGACGACCATCATCTGGGTCGCGTCGGCGCACCACGCCGCCGTGAACTTCGGGCAGTACGACTTCGGCGGGTACTTCCCCAACCGGCCGTCCATCGCGCGCACCAGCATGCCGGTGGAGGAGCCCGTCGACGCCGGCAAGCTCGCGGCGTTCCTGGACAACCCGGACCAGGCGCTCCGGGAGTGCTTCCCGTCGCAGGTGCAGGCGACGCTGGTGATGGCCGTGCTTAACCTGCTGTCCTCGCACTCCCCCGATGAGGAGTACCTCGGCGGGCTGGAGACGGCGCCATGGAACGATGACAGCGAGGTGCAGGCGGCGTACGGGAAGTTCCACGCGCGGCTGAAGGAGATTGAGGGGATCATCGACGGGAGGAACACGGACCGGAAGCTCAAGAACAGGTGCGGCGCCGGCATCGTGCCGTACCAGCTCATGAAGCCCTTCTCTCAGGAAGGCGTGACGGGCAAGGGCATCCCCAACAGCACGTCCATCTGA
- the LOC117862141 gene encoding ETHYLENE INSENSITIVE 3-like 3 protein has translation MDHLAILASEVDDASDFDVDGINSLSENDVSDEEIDAEELARRMWKDKIKLKRIKERQQKLALQRLELEKSKTKKISDQALRKKMARAQDGILKYMIKLMEVCNARGFVYGIIPDKGKPVSGASDNIRAWWKEKVKFDKNGPAAITKYEVENSILSNAKSNGAKDQHSLMDLQDGTLGSLLSALMLHCSPQQRRYPLDKGVPPPWWPSGNEAWWSSLGLPKGEAPPYKKPHDLKKVWKVGVLTGVIKHMAPNFDKIRNHVRKSKCLQDKMTAKENLIWLGVLQREEKSVNSFGNALSEITRNEDIYSSSDEYDVDRLEQPPHSTSSKEDEDTQPVLQIRGKKTSTRENKRRRRDKSSNQVVSKEDMTKSRQQQSPSGHPPVAEDEVEVTQRNDNPPEIVSSAIGDVNIFDPLDVVGITNQPACDPIPTYGSLQQHGDYQGNFLSPGAALNNYNSNQAASAALNKHNNNQAASAAQSSTYLSDPPLACEGSDIANSWSGHSFRQDVGHGPIGFNPSAIVQASSMQQQQPLPMDHHVPIMGTGALSGNGSYSYPAAGSGHSGTVASKAEQLMDDPFFGEATDKFAGNSFGGLPLSLIPISSPIPYLDELLDDDDLMQYLGT, from the coding sequence ATGGACCATCTTGCTATTCTTGCGTCTGAAGTAGATGATGCATCAGACTTTGATGTTGATGGCATCAACAGCCTCAGTGAGAATGATGTCAGTGACGAGGAGATTGATGCTGAGGAGCTGGCCCGTCGAATGTGGAAAGACAAGATCAAGCTCAAGAGGATCAAGGAGAGGCAGCAGAAGCTTGCTCTGCAGCGGTTGGAACTGGAGAAGTCCAAGACGAAGAAGATATCCGATCAGGCCCTTCGAAAGAAGATGGCAAGGGCCCAGGATGGCATTTTGAAGTACATGATCAAGCTGATGGAGGTGTGCAATGCGCGAGGGTTTGTGTATGGGATCATTCCTGATAAAGGGAAGCCTGTCAGTGGTGCATCAGATAACATTAGAGCCTGGTGGAAGGAGAAGGTGAAGTTTGATAAGAATGGACCAGCGGCGATCACAAAATACGAGGTCGAGAACTCGATTCTGAGTAATGCCAAGAGCAATGGAGCCAAGGATCAGCATAGTTTGATGGATCTCCAAGATGGCACTCTGGGTTCATTGCTTTCAGCACTGATGCTACACTGCAGCCCACAGCAACGAAGGTATCCGCTGGATAAGGGTGTGCCGCCCCCATGGTGGCCATCAGGGAATGAGGCATGGTGGTCTTCACTGGGCCTTCCAAAGGGAGAAGCGCCTCCATACAAAAAACCACATGATCTAAAGAAGGTTTGGAAAGTTGGAGTTCTGACAGGTGTAATCAAGCACATGGCCCCAAACTTTGATAAGATCAGAAATCATGTAAGGAAGTCAAAGTGTTTGCAGGACAAAATGACTGCAAAAGAGAATCTGATTTGGCTTGGTGTTTTACAACGTGAGGAGAAGTCTGTTAACAGTTTTGGCAATGCTTTGTCAGAGATAACGAGAAATGAGGACATATATAGCAGCAGTGATGAGTATGACGTTGACCGCTTGGAGCAGCCTCCTCATTCTACATCATCCAAAGAGGATGAGGACACTCAGCCTGTTTTGCAGATAAGAGGGAAGAAAACCTCAACTAGGGAGAATAAGAGAAGGCGTCGTGATAAATCCTCCAACCAAGTAGTTAGTAAGGAAGACATGACTAAATCTCGGCAGCAGCAAAGCCCCTCAGGCCACCCTCCAGTTGCTGAGGATGAGGTTGAAGTGACACAAAGAAATGATAATCCACCAGAAATAGTGAGCAGTGCAATTGGTGACGTGAACATATTTGACCCATTGGATGTTGTGGGCATAACTAACCAGCCAGCATGCGACCCTATCCCTACATATGGGTCTTTACAACAGCACGGAGATTACCAAGGGAATTTCCTATCTCCTGGTGCTGCTCTCAACAACTACAACAGTAACCAGGCTGCAAGTGCTGCTCTCAACAAGCACAACAATAACCAGGCTGCAAGTGCTGCTCAATCAAGCACATATCTGAGCGATCCACCTCTGGCTTGTGAAGGCAGTGACATTGCCAACTCATGGTCTGGACACTCGTTTCGACAGGATGTTGGTCATGGGCCTATTGGTTTTAATCCTTCGGCGATTGTTCAGGCGTCGtcaatgcagcagcagcaaccactgCCTATGGATCACCATGTGCCTATAATGGGCACAGGAGCGCTGTCCGGGAACGGTTCTTACAGCTATCCTGCGGCAGGGAGTGGGCATTCGGGGACTGTTGCTAGCAAAGCCGAACAGCTCATGGATGATCCTTTCTTTGGCGAGGCCACTGATAAGTTTGCAGGCAACTCATTTGGTGGGCTTCCTTTGAGCCTCATTCCTATCAGTAGCCCGATCCCTTACCTCGATGAATTGCTGGACGACGATGACTTGATGCAATACCTGGGCACATGA